A genomic window from Lentibacter algarum includes:
- the dnaE gene encoding DNA polymerase III subunit alpha → MSNTPRFIHLRVHTEYSLLEGAVRLKKLPQLCADMGMPAVAVTDTNNMFCALEFSEAAKGAGLQPIIGCQVDLGYHKLEPGERPRPPAPIVLLAQSEAGYEHLMKLNSCLYIDKGGELPQVTLAELREHSGDLICLTGGPDGPVGRLLRAGQDPAAQALMDALADMFGDRLYVELQRHPSEDGSTPEAERLTERGFVEMAYAMNLPLVATNDVYFPKSSMYEAHDALICIADGAYVDQQDDRRRLTAQHYMKSPREMAVLFADLPEALDNTIEIAKRCAFKAYKRDPILPKFADDEVVELRRQANAGLQARLAVIPHAVSVEDYQKRLDFELDIIEGMGFPGYFLIVADFIKWAKDNNIPVGPGRGSGAGSLVAYALTVTDLDPLRYSLLFERFLNPERVSMPDFDIDFCMDRREEVIRYVQEKYGRDKVGQIITFGALLSKAAVRDIGRVLQMPYGQVDRLSKMIPVEGVKPVSIEKALADEPRLREEAKNEEVVARLLDYGQQVEGLLRNASTHAAGVVIGDRPLDALVPLYQDPRSDMPATQFNMKWVEQAGLVKFDFLGLKTLTVIQNAVDLIHAEGRDLHQAADGTQLYQPPAGAENDIGAIPLDDAKSYELYARAKTVAVFQVESSGMMDALKRMKPTCIEDIVALVALYRPGPMENIPTYCEVKNGLKERESVHPSIDHILEETQGIIVYQEQVMQIAQVMAGYSLGGADLLRRAMGKKIAEEMAKERPKFEKGAMENGVDKKKASEVFDLLEKFANYGFNKSHAAAYAVVSYQTAWLKANHAVEFMAGVMNCDIHLTDKLAVYFEEVRKGLELKWEPPCVNRSAATFTVKDQVLHYALGGLKNVGVEAMKLITEARGDAPFVTLFDFARRVDLKRVGKRPLEMLARAGAFDVLDRNRRRVFDSLEGLMAYSAAVTEQKNSNQVSLFGEAGDDLPEPRLSPVQDWLPAERLGEEFKAVGFYLSGHPLDDYMAPLKRKQVITLEEVEARAQGGPFLAKMAGVIAGRQERKSARGNRFAFVQLSDVSGAYEVTVFSDTLEKAREYLEVGAKVVVTCEATMESDQLKLLARSFAPIDAVVADAGQTGLKIFVEDQGAISAVAEVLANAAKAAQGAGKGPLHFCLMDPSLPGEVELTAGRDFPISPQIKGAIKSLSGVVEVQDI, encoded by the coding sequence ATGAGCAATACACCCCGATTCATTCATTTGCGCGTCCATACCGAATACTCTCTTTTGGAGGGGGCGGTGCGGCTGAAGAAGCTGCCACAGCTTTGTGCGGATATGGGCATGCCTGCTGTCGCGGTGACGGACACGAATAATATGTTCTGTGCGCTTGAATTCTCGGAAGCGGCCAAGGGCGCGGGGCTTCAGCCGATCATCGGCTGTCAGGTTGATCTGGGGTATCACAAGCTTGAGCCCGGTGAGCGGCCACGCCCACCAGCGCCGATCGTTTTGCTGGCCCAAAGCGAGGCGGGCTATGAGCATCTGATGAAGCTCAACTCCTGTCTTTATATCGACAAGGGCGGCGAGCTGCCTCAAGTGACGCTGGCGGAGCTGCGCGAGCATTCTGGCGATCTGATTTGTTTGACCGGCGGGCCAGACGGGCCTGTGGGGCGGCTTTTGCGCGCGGGGCAAGACCCTGCGGCGCAGGCGCTGATGGATGCGTTGGCGGATATGTTTGGCGACAGGCTCTATGTTGAGCTTCAGCGCCATCCGTCTGAAGACGGAAGCACGCCAGAGGCTGAACGCCTGACTGAGCGCGGCTTTGTCGAGATGGCGTATGCTATGAACCTTCCGCTTGTGGCGACCAATGATGTCTATTTCCCGAAGTCGAGCATGTATGAGGCGCATGATGCTCTGATCTGTATTGCTGATGGTGCCTATGTGGACCAACAGGACGACCGCCGCCGCCTCACGGCGCAGCATTACATGAAGTCACCCCGAGAGATGGCTGTCTTGTTTGCCGACTTGCCAGAGGCGCTCGACAACACCATCGAGATTGCCAAGCGCTGCGCCTTTAAGGCCTATAAGCGTGATCCGATCTTGCCGAAATTTGCCGATGACGAGGTTGTCGAGCTGCGCCGTCAAGCGAATGCGGGTTTGCAGGCGCGGCTGGCTGTTATTCCGCATGCTGTGTCTGTTGAGGACTATCAGAAGCGGCTCGACTTTGAGCTCGATATTATTGAGGGCATGGGGTTTCCGGGCTATTTTCTGATCGTTGCGGACTTCATCAAGTGGGCCAAGGACAATAACATCCCTGTTGGGCCTGGCCGAGGCTCGGGCGCGGGCAGTCTTGTGGCCTATGCGCTCACGGTGACGGACCTTGACCCCTTGCGATACTCGCTGCTGTTTGAGCGGTTCTTGAACCCTGAACGGGTGAGCATGCCCGACTTTGACATCGACTTTTGCATGGATCGCCGTGAAGAAGTGATCCGCTATGTGCAGGAGAAATATGGCCGCGATAAAGTTGGCCAGATTATTACTTTTGGTGCGCTGCTCTCCAAGGCGGCTGTGCGCGATATTGGCCGCGTGTTGCAGATGCCTTACGGGCAGGTCGACCGACTTAGCAAGATGATCCCTGTGGAAGGGGTGAAGCCTGTCAGTATTGAGAAAGCTTTGGCGGACGAGCCGCGCCTGCGCGAAGAGGCGAAGAACGAAGAAGTTGTCGCGCGCTTGCTTGACTATGGACAGCAGGTTGAGGGGCTTTTGCGGAATGCTTCGACCCATGCGGCGGGTGTTGTTATTGGCGACCGTCCTTTGGACGCGCTTGTGCCGCTGTATCAAGACCCGCGCTCGGACATGCCAGCGACGCAGTTTAACATGAAGTGGGTCGAGCAGGCGGGGCTCGTGAAGTTTGACTTCTTGGGCCTGAAGACCCTGACAGTGATCCAGAACGCTGTGGACCTTATCCACGCTGAGGGGCGTGATTTGCACCAAGCCGCGGATGGCACGCAGCTTTATCAGCCGCCTGCGGGGGCGGAGAACGATATTGGTGCAATTCCGCTGGATGACGCCAAATCATACGAGCTCTATGCGCGGGCCAAGACTGTGGCTGTGTTCCAAGTGGAAAGTTCGGGGATGATGGATGCGCTCAAGCGCATGAAGCCGACTTGTATCGAGGATATTGTTGCGCTTGTGGCGCTGTATCGCCCCGGCCCGATGGAGAATATTCCGACATATTGTGAAGTGAAGAATGGGCTGAAAGAGCGCGAGTCTGTGCATCCGTCGATTGACCATATCCTTGAAGAAACGCAAGGGATCATTGTTTATCAAGAACAGGTTATGCAGATTGCTCAGGTTATGGCGGGTTATAGCCTTGGTGGCGCTGACCTTTTGCGCCGTGCGATGGGTAAAAAGATCGCTGAGGAAATGGCCAAAGAACGCCCCAAGTTTGAAAAGGGGGCGATGGAGAATGGTGTCGACAAGAAGAAGGCATCTGAGGTTTTTGACTTGCTCGAAAAATTCGCCAACTACGGTTTCAACAAATCGCATGCGGCGGCCTATGCTGTGGTTAGCTACCAGACCGCTTGGCTGAAGGCGAACCACGCTGTCGAGTTTATGGCTGGCGTGATGAACTGCGATATCCATCTGACTGATAAGCTGGCTGTCTATTTTGAAGAGGTTCGCAAGGGGCTCGAGCTGAAGTGGGAGCCGCCTTGTGTGAACCGTTCGGCGGCGACATTTACGGTTAAAGACCAAGTGCTGCATTATGCGCTGGGGGGGCTGAAGAACGTCGGTGTGGAGGCGATGAAGCTGATCACCGAGGCGCGCGGCGATGCGCCTTTTGTGACGCTGTTTGACTTTGCACGGCGGGTGGACCTCAAGCGTGTGGGCAAACGTCCTCTGGAGATGCTGGCGCGGGCGGGGGCATTTGATGTGCTGGATCGCAACCGCCGCCGTGTGTTTGACAGCCTTGAAGGGCTGATGGCGTATTCGGCGGCAGTGACCGAGCAGAAGAACTCCAACCAAGTGAGCCTGTTTGGTGAGGCGGGGGATGATCTGCCGGAGCCTCGGCTTTCGCCTGTGCAGGACTGGCTGCCTGCGGAGCGGCTTGGCGAGGAGTTTAAGGCTGTTGGCTTCTACCTTTCGGGGCATCCGCTTGACGACTATATGGCGCCGCTCAAGCGCAAGCAGGTGATCACGCTGGAAGAGGTTGAGGCGCGCGCGCAGGGCGGGCCGTTTCTCGCCAAGATGGCGGGTGTGATTGCTGGGCGCCAAGAGCGCAAATCGGCGCGGGGGAACCGCTTTGCCTTTGTGCAGCTTTCGGACGTGAGCGGGGCCTATGAAGTCACCGTCTTCAGCGATACGCTCGAAAAAGCTCGCGAGTATCTCGAAGTGGGTGCGAAAGTCGTTGTGACTTGCGAGGCCACGATGGAGAGCGACCAGCTCAAGCTTTTGGCGCGCAGCTTTGCACCGATTGATGCGGTGGTGGCGGATGCGGGGCAGACGGGGCTTAAAATTTTTGTGGAAGATCAGGGCGCGATCAGTGCGGTGGCCGAAGTGCTGGCGAATGCGGCCAAGGCAGCGCAGGGCGCGGGTAAAGGGCCTCTGCATTTCTGCCTGATGGATCCGAGCCTACCAGGCGAAGTTGAGCTGACGGCGGGACGCGACTTTCCGATTTCGCCGCAGATCAAAGGCGCGATCAAGAGCTTGTCGGGGGTTGTCGAAGTTCAGGATATCTGA
- a CDS encoding SlyX family protein: MESLEEKIAHLERTTDELSSVIARQDTEIALLTRQVQILLDAEASRNRSEGAHIFGGDERPPHY, translated from the coding sequence ATGGAATCTCTTGAAGAAAAAATCGCGCACCTTGAGCGCACAACAGACGAGCTTTCGTCAGTGATCGCGCGCCAAGACACAGAGATCGCCTTGCTCACGCGGCAGGTCCAAATCCTGCTGGACGCAGAGGCCAGCCGCAACCGCTCCGAAGGCGCACATATCTTCGGCGGCGACGAACGCCCACCACATTACTAA
- a CDS encoding SH3 domain-containing protein produces MRKFMIALLGASVLAGAAEAYDGEQFVVCKLNPLGDNFLALRSCGSTSCDVIRKLGPDTFVITMEPYATNGWREVIVQQSSQDWSYAGVKGWVYGKYICHVDLSE; encoded by the coding sequence ATGCGCAAATTTATGATCGCTTTATTGGGGGCCAGTGTCTTGGCGGGCGCGGCTGAGGCCTATGACGGGGAGCAATTTGTCGTCTGCAAGCTTAACCCGCTGGGTGATAACTTTCTGGCGCTGCGGAGTTGTGGTTCTACCAGCTGCGATGTGATCCGCAAACTGGGGCCGGATACCTTTGTGATCACCATGGAACCCTATGCGACAAACGGTTGGCGCGAGGTGATTGTGCAGCAATCCTCGCAAGATTGGTCTTATGCAGGTGTAAAGGGCTGGGTTTATGGCAAATATATTTGCCATGTCGATTTAAGCGAATAA
- the hisS gene encoding histidine--tRNA ligase: MAKEKKAPRPKAQTPKGFRDYFGEDVSQRAEMLRVITGVYHHYGFDALESAAVETVEALGKFLPDVDRPNEGVFAWQEFDEDDKGDWLALRYDLTAPLARVYAQHRNDLPTPYRRYAMGPVWRNEKPGPGRYRQFYQCDADTVGTASVAADAEICAMLSDTLEKVGIARGDYIVRVNNRKVLNGVLEAMGVSDAGQQADVLRTIDKFDKVGEAGVRQLLGKGRLDASGAYIDGVGLSDAQAEPVVQFLIAKGASNAETLENLRGAVGESAIGAEGIGELAEIAGLLEAQGYGADRIVIDPSVVRGLGYYTGPVYEAELTFEILDEKGRKRQFGSVAGGGRYDDLVKRFTGQAVPATGVSIGVDRLLAALREKGRIGGKAAGPVVVTVMDKARMAEYQGMVAELRQAGIRAEVYLGNPKSFGNQLKYADKRESPVAIIAGSDEQERGVVQIKDLILGAKIAENATHEEWKERPSQFEVPRAELVSKVREILSGQD; the protein is encoded by the coding sequence ATGGCCAAGGAAAAGAAAGCCCCACGCCCCAAGGCGCAGACGCCCAAGGGCTTCCGCGACTATTTTGGCGAGGATGTGAGCCAGCGCGCAGAGATGCTGCGCGTGATCACAGGGGTGTATCACCACTACGGGTTTGACGCGCTGGAGAGTGCCGCTGTTGAGACGGTTGAGGCGCTGGGCAAGTTCCTTCCCGATGTGGACCGCCCAAATGAAGGCGTCTTTGCTTGGCAGGAGTTTGACGAGGACGATAAAGGCGACTGGCTGGCCTTGCGCTATGATCTGACTGCGCCTTTGGCGCGGGTCTATGCGCAGCACCGCAACGACCTTCCGACGCCTTACCGCCGTTATGCTATGGGCCCTGTCTGGCGCAACGAGAAGCCAGGACCAGGGCGCTACCGCCAGTTTTATCAGTGTGATGCGGATACGGTTGGCACGGCCTCTGTTGCTGCTGACGCCGAGATCTGTGCGATGCTCAGTGATACGCTGGAGAAGGTTGGAATTGCGCGCGGCGATTATATTGTGCGGGTGAATAACCGTAAGGTTCTCAACGGTGTGCTGGAGGCGATGGGCGTGTCTGATGCGGGGCAGCAAGCAGACGTGCTGCGCACCATCGACAAGTTTGACAAAGTGGGAGAGGCCGGCGTGCGCCAGCTTCTGGGCAAGGGGCGTTTGGACGCGTCTGGCGCTTATATTGATGGCGTAGGCTTGAGTGATGCGCAGGCAGAGCCTGTTGTTCAATTCCTGATTGCGAAGGGCGCGAGCAACGCAGAGACGCTTGAAAACTTGCGCGGTGCTGTTGGCGAAAGTGCGATTGGCGCGGAAGGCATTGGCGAGCTCGCCGAGATTGCGGGGCTTCTTGAGGCGCAGGGCTATGGCGCGGACCGTATTGTGATTGACCCGAGCGTTGTGCGCGGCCTTGGCTACTATACTGGCCCTGTTTACGAAGCCGAGCTGACCTTTGAAATCTTGGATGAAAAGGGCCGCAAGCGGCAGTTTGGCTCTGTTGCGGGCGGCGGACGGTATGACGATCTTGTAAAGCGCTTTACGGGGCAGGCTGTGCCCGCCACGGGCGTCTCGATTGGTGTGGACCGCTTGCTTGCGGCGCTGCGCGAGAAGGGGCGGATCGGCGGCAAAGCGGCTGGGCCTGTTGTTGTGACAGTCATGGATAAGGCGCGGATGGCGGAGTATCAGGGGATGGTCGCGGAGCTGCGCCAAGCGGGGATCAGAGCCGAGGTTTATCTGGGCAACCCCAAGAGCTTTGGCAACCAACTGAAGTATGCGGACAAGCGCGAGAGCCCTGTGGCGATCATCGCGGGCTCTGACGAGCAGGAGCGCGGTGTGGTGCAGATCAAAGATCTGATTTTGGGCGCGAAAATTGCCGAGAATGCCACCCATGAGGAGTGGAAAGAGCGGCCCAGCCAGTTTGAAGTGCCAAGGGCCGAGCTTGTGAGCAAGGTTCGCGAAATTCTGAGCGGGCAGGACTGA
- a CDS encoding ATP phosphoribosyltransferase regulatory subunit: MPEGMAKRAEAARVRAMFEAAGALAVEAAVLQPAELLLDLYGEDIRARAYVTSDALRGEQMLRPDFTVPVVQMHMQHGAEPARYTYSGEVFRRQEDDGNRANEYLQVGYEIFERDAPHEADAEVFALISSVLRGLPVRAATGDIGILMAAVEGLSTTERRKAALRRHIWRPRRFRALMERFSGRADVPASRVALLAAEDAFAEAGPAIGLRTRHEVEARIAALRKDEAAGPLSQGDVELMEAILAVQETLPNAVEQLSDIAVDMPAIADAVDGLAKRTRALAARGVDVAQLSFEASYGRASMEYYDGFVFGFYAEARADLPPVASGGRYDALTRQLGQGAEIPAVGGVVRPGLMLGLKEGTL; encoded by the coding sequence ATGCCAGAGGGAATGGCCAAACGGGCAGAGGCGGCGCGGGTGCGCGCTATGTTTGAAGCGGCGGGCGCGTTGGCTGTGGAGGCCGCAGTGCTCCAGCCAGCGGAGCTGCTGCTCGACCTCTATGGAGAAGACATCCGTGCGCGGGCTTATGTGACGTCCGACGCTTTACGCGGGGAGCAGATGCTGCGGCCCGATTTTACCGTGCCTGTTGTGCAGATGCATATGCAGCACGGTGCGGAGCCAGCGCGCTATACCTATTCGGGCGAAGTATTTCGCCGTCAGGAAGACGACGGAAACCGCGCCAATGAATATCTGCAAGTCGGGTATGAAATCTTTGAACGCGATGCGCCACATGAGGCGGATGCGGAAGTCTTTGCGCTGATTTCTTCTGTTTTGCGCGGCTTGCCTGTGCGCGCAGCAACGGGTGACATCGGAATCCTCATGGCGGCGGTTGAAGGGCTGAGCACGACCGAGCGGCGCAAGGCAGCGCTGCGGCGGCATATCTGGCGGCCACGGCGCTTTCGCGCCTTGATGGAGCGTTTCTCGGGGCGGGCAGATGTTCCTGCGAGCCGAGTGGCTTTGCTGGCGGCGGAAGATGCGTTTGCGGAGGCTGGCCCCGCGATCGGGCTGCGAACGCGGCACGAAGTGGAGGCGCGGATTGCCGCTTTGCGCAAGGATGAGGCGGCTGGGCCGCTCTCGCAAGGCGACGTTGAGCTGATGGAAGCGATTCTGGCTGTGCAGGAGACGCTGCCCAATGCGGTCGAGCAGCTGAGCGATATTGCGGTGGATATGCCAGCGATTGCGGATGCTGTTGATGGTCTGGCAAAGCGCACACGCGCTCTTGCCGCGCGCGGCGTCGATGTTGCGCAGCTTTCGTTTGAGGCCAGTTATGGCCGCGCGTCGATGGAGTATTATGACGGTTTTGTTTTTGGCTTTTATGCCGAGGCGCGGGCCGATTTGCCGCCTGTCGCGAGTGGCGGGCGCTATGATGCGCTCACGCGCCAGCTCGGGCAAGGAGCCGAAATCCCTGCTGTTGGGGGTGTTGTCCGCCCCGGCCTGATGCTGGGTCTCAAGGAGGGCACGCTATGA
- the hisG gene encoding ATP phosphoribosyltransferase: MSLKLGVPSKGRLMEKTFDWFAERGVRLALAGGEREYAGRVDGIDGIELVLLSAGEIPRELAAGRIHLGVTGTDLIREKLGQWEQRVEELAELGFGHADLIIAVPQAWVDVDTMDDLDAAAAAFRAEHGFRLRIATKYHRLVREYLRDCGVADYQLVDSQGATEGTVKNETAEAVADITSTGDTLRANHLKILSDGLILRSSATLYRARNAEMTGEERAALAALQERLGL, from the coding sequence ATGAGCCTTAAGCTGGGTGTGCCGTCCAAAGGGCGGTTGATGGAAAAGACGTTTGACTGGTTTGCCGAGCGCGGCGTGCGTCTTGCGCTGGCGGGGGGCGAGCGGGAATATGCGGGCCGTGTTGATGGGATCGATGGTATCGAGCTTGTGCTCCTCTCGGCGGGTGAAATTCCGCGTGAGTTGGCGGCAGGGCGAATTCACCTCGGTGTCACAGGAACAGACTTGATCCGTGAGAAGCTCGGCCAATGGGAGCAGCGTGTCGAGGAGCTGGCAGAGCTTGGCTTTGGTCATGCGGACCTGATTATCGCTGTGCCGCAGGCTTGGGTTGATGTGGACACGATGGACGACCTTGACGCTGCCGCCGCTGCATTCCGCGCGGAGCATGGTTTTCGTCTTCGGATTGCGACGAAGTATCACCGGCTTGTGCGCGAGTATCTACGCGACTGTGGTGTGGCGGACTACCAGCTTGTCGACAGCCAAGGGGCGACCGAAGGCACTGTGAAAAACGAGACAGCGGAAGCCGTGGCAGATATCACCTCGACGGGAGATACGCTGCGCGCGAACCATCTGAAAATCTTGAGTGATGGGCTTATCTTGCGCAGCTCTGCTACGCTTTACCGCGCGCGCAATGCGGAGATGACTGGCGAAGAGCGCGCCGCGCTGGCGGCGCTTCAGGAGCGTTTAGGCCTCTGA
- a CDS encoding acyl-CoA dehydrogenase family protein translates to MTQSIETILDAARRHCAEDIAPNVDAWNAAAVWPRAASDKAGALGLTGLYAPEEFGGQGLPLGEGIRVYEELGRGDGAYAFALSMHNICTFAGCGYGTDAFKAAWAKELTSGRKLANFALTEPQSGSDATNMYSRAVINDNGTWTINGAKAWVSLAGEADIYFTVVKTTDQPGHKDMAMIAIPADTPGLTFGPLYETPSYNFLPMSEMYMKDVVVSEDNIILPIGQGLQGSLMAIDIARVSIASGCCGLMQSALDTALAYSSNRKMFGGKNLDLDGIQWMLGEVATDLEASKLLYRAAANALGTPEGPLMAAHAKRFVPDAAVKAANTCTQVLGGMGLLQPYGLDRLSRLAQMLRIVDGTTEISRVVIGRSLQKRAKTLAPLPIPKGFGES, encoded by the coding sequence GTGACACAATCCATCGAGACAATCCTCGACGCCGCACGCCGCCATTGCGCCGAAGACATCGCCCCAAATGTAGACGCGTGGAACGCCGCCGCCGTCTGGCCACGCGCAGCCTCCGACAAAGCGGGCGCGCTCGGCCTCACAGGCCTCTACGCTCCCGAAGAGTTCGGTGGCCAAGGCCTCCCCTTGGGCGAAGGCATTCGCGTGTATGAAGAACTGGGCCGTGGCGATGGCGCCTACGCTTTCGCACTGTCGATGCACAACATCTGCACCTTTGCTGGATGCGGCTATGGCACTGACGCCTTCAAAGCTGCATGGGCCAAGGAGCTCACCTCTGGCCGCAAGCTGGCCAACTTCGCCCTGACCGAGCCACAGTCAGGCTCGGACGCAACCAATATGTATTCTCGTGCCGTGATCAATGACAATGGCACATGGACGATAAACGGGGCCAAAGCGTGGGTCAGCCTCGCGGGCGAAGCTGATATCTACTTCACTGTCGTCAAAACAACTGACCAGCCCGGCCACAAAGACATGGCCATGATCGCGATCCCCGCGGACACGCCCGGCCTGACTTTCGGCCCCCTTTACGAGACGCCGTCCTACAATTTCCTGCCAATGTCAGAAATGTATATGAAGGACGTGGTTGTCAGCGAAGACAATATTATCCTGCCCATCGGTCAAGGCCTTCAAGGCTCGCTCATGGCGATCGATATTGCCCGCGTTTCCATTGCCTCTGGCTGCTGCGGCCTGATGCAATCCGCGCTCGACACAGCTCTAGCCTACTCGTCCAATCGCAAAATGTTCGGCGGCAAGAACCTCGATCTCGACGGCATCCAATGGATGCTCGGCGAAGTCGCAACCGATCTCGAAGCCTCAAAGCTGCTCTACCGTGCCGCCGCCAACGCACTGGGGACGCCAGAAGGCCCCCTCATGGCGGCCCACGCCAAGCGCTTCGTGCCCGACGCTGCCGTCAAAGCAGCCAACACATGCACACAGGTTCTCGGCGGTATGGGCCTTTTGCAGCCCTATGGCCTCGACCGTCTCTCGCGTCTGGCCCAAATGCTACGCATCGTCGATGGCACAACCGAGATCAGCCGTGTTGTGATCGGCCGCAGCCTGCAAAAACGCGCAAAAACGCTTGCGCCCCTGCCAATCCCAAAGGGCTTCGGCGAAAGCTAA
- a CDS encoding DUF1489 domain-containing protein gives MKNVIHIVKLSVGTESVDSLLAWQKTRAATHPDGLPYHITRMWPKREEEILAGGSVYWVIKGSIQARQRVLGFEEVIGGDGIRRCAFILDPEITRTAPALKRPFQGWRYLKPEDAPIDLSEGREADDALPPELAGALAEIGIL, from the coding sequence ATGAAGAACGTAATACATATTGTGAAGCTCAGTGTCGGAACTGAGTCAGTCGACTCCCTCCTTGCGTGGCAAAAGACCCGCGCCGCAACGCATCCAGACGGCCTGCCCTATCACATCACCCGCATGTGGCCAAAACGCGAAGAAGAGATTCTCGCGGGCGGCAGCGTCTACTGGGTAATCAAAGGCTCCATTCAAGCCCGTCAGCGCGTTCTCGGCTTTGAAGAAGTGATCGGCGGAGATGGTATCCGCCGCTGCGCGTTTATACTTGATCCAGAAATCACACGCACCGCCCCTGCGCTCAAGCGCCCCTTTCAAGGCTGGCGCTACCTCAAGCCAGAAGACGCCCCCATCGACCTCTCCGAAGGCCGCGAAGCCGATGATGCTCTCCCCCCAGAACTCGCAGGCGCACTGGCCGAAATCGGCATTTTGTAA